The genomic interval TGACCTCTTGGAGGCGCCTTTGGAGGACATAAAATGACAACGGCTAAAAAAGAGATCCTCTCCCGTATGATCGAAAGGCGCAGGGATTTCCATCGCTATCCGGAGACGGGATGGGCCGAGTTCAGGACGACCGCCGCCATCGCCACTATTATGGAATCCCTCGGCTGGGAAATCCAATTCGGAGGAGACTTCATTGACCCCGAAACGGTCATGGGAAGAACCATAGACCCCGAGGTCGAGATGGAACGGGCGATATCTCAGGGAGCCGATCCGTCCATGGTGAAGAGGACCGGCGGCTACACCGGTCTAAGCGCGGAGCTTAACACAGGGCGCCCTGGCCCCACCACCGCCCTGAGATTCGACATAGACTGCGTCGACACCGACGAGACCTCCGCATCGGATCATCTTCCGGTCCAGAAAGGCTTTCGATCCCAAAACCCCGGATGGATGCACGCCTGCGGTCACGACGGACACACAGCCCTCGGACTGGCCTTGGCCGAAACCCTGACCGCCCAGAGGGAAAATTTTTCGGGCAAGATACGGCTGCTCTTCCAGCCGGCAGAGGAAGGAGTCCGAGGAGGCTACGCCATGACCCAATCGGGACTTCTGGACGACGTGGACCGATTCGTGGCCCTCCATCTGGGACTGGGCCAGCCGACGGGAACTATCTTCGGAGGGGTAAGAGGATTCCTCTGCACCACCAAATTCGACGTGGACTACACCGGCTCCGGGGCCCACGCAGGAGGAGAGCCGGAGAAGGGAAAAAACGCGCTCCTCGCAGCGGCGACAGCGGCTCTGAACCTCCATGCCATAGCTCCCCACTCGGGAGGGATAACAAGGCTCAACGTAGGAGTCCTCAACGCCGGAGAGGGAAGAAACGTAGTACCTCCCAAAGCTCACATGAAGATAGAGACCAGAGGAGAGACCAATGACATAGCAAACTACGTCTACGATAGAGCAATAAAAGTCCTCTCCGGAGCGGCCACCATGTACGACGTAGGTATTTCCGTAACAAAACGGGGAGAATCCATAGTAGCGGAAAGCGACCCGGAACTGGCCGATCTGGTGGTCCAAGCGGCTGAAAGCGTCCCCGGCGTATCCTCAGCCGAGAGATTCCGCAGGATGGCCGGAAGCGACGACGCCTGCTGGATGATGCAGAGGGTGCAAAGCAAGGGAGGTCTGGCCACGTATATCGGACTGGGAGCAACCACCGCCGCAGGACACCATAACGATCGATTCGACTTCGACGAGAAGGCTCTGCCCATAGGTCTGGATATTCTGAAAAAACTCACCCTTAAACTAAACAAAATCTAAACCATCAAGAAAGCAGGGACTCCGAACAAAGTCGGAGTCCCTGCTTTCTTGATGTGAGATATAACTAAAGCACCTCCTTGACAAATCATACTACCTAAGTTAGTGTATTCGAACTGAATGGAGCGACTAAGCTGCAAGGGAGGTGAACTTTGATTATCAAAAAGCTTATGTCGTCAAAAACTAACACTTTAAAATAGGGAGGATGTAAAATGTTCTGCTTCGATAAAAAAAAGGTCTACTCCGTTTTTATGGCAGCTGCCATCTGCGTCGCCACGGCAGCGACCGGCGCTCAGGCTCACGATTTCTGGGTAAACGCCCATAACCCCGAGGGAAGCACGATCAAAGCGGATATCGGTTACGGCCACGACTTCCCTAACCCCGAGACTATCCCGGAAGGAAGAACCCATCTGTTCAACCCTCTCTATCTCGTAACCCCTGAAGGCAACGTGGACATGGTTCAATCCGGAGAAAACTTCTCCTATACGGTGGAGAAGAAGCTGGACAAAGGCAGCTATATCGTGGCTGGAACCTACAAACCCACCTATTGGTCGAAAGGCCCCGACGGAACCTGGACTCAGACCAACAGAAAACAGCGTCCCGACGCGGTTCACGCCGAGGAAGCCATAATGTACGCCAAAACTATCCTCAACGTGAACGGATCTCAGGACGAGAGCCTTATAACCAAGCCCCTCGGCCACAGGCTCGAGATCGTTCCTCTTAAGAATCCGGCGAAGGTCCATGCCGGAGAGACCTTCCCTGTTCAGGTTTTTCTCGACGGCAAACCCCTCAAGCTGGCCAAGCTGGAGGCGACATTCGATGGTTTCTCCAGCAACAAGGAGCACAAGGCCTTCGTAGGACGCTGCGATCTCAAGGGAAGAATCGACATCGTGACCCTAAAAGACGGTTACTGGTTCAGCGAGGTCACCCACATCATAGAAAACGAGGATAAATCTATCTGCGACGAGGTAATCCTGGTAGCCACTCTCACCTTCGAGGTAGAGAAATAACCGTTGCAAAAGGCGAGAACCTGTTATAAAATACTCTTCGTCCAAGCACGGTCCCTTCGTCTAGTGGTCTAGGACGCCGGGTTCTCAGCCCGGTAACAGGGGTTCGAACCCCCTAGGGACTGCCATGTAAATGTCAGAGAGGTCGGATCTTTTCCGACCTCTCTTTTTTTTTCACCGACATGTTATCAAGGATAAGACCTACGATATTTCTATTGATTTAATTTGTTCGATAGGATAGCATCCTCCTATAGCCAGCGCTAAAAGGGCTGATCGGAGGTAGGAAATGAACCGAGAGATAGGGATAAACGAGATATACGGCTTCACCATAGGACACGACCAGGACATCCAGAGAGCTACAGGGCTCACGGTGATCATCTGTCCCGAAGGCGCATCTGCGGGAGTCGACGTCAGGGGCGGCGCCCCGGGAACCAGGGAGACCGACCTGCTGAACCCCACCAACCTGGTAGACAGAGTCCACGCCGTGATGCTGGCGGGAGGAAGCGCATTCGGACTGGACGGAGCCTCGGGGATCATGAGATACCTCGAGGAAAAGGGAATCGGTTTCGACGTAGGGGTTACCAAAGTTCCCATAGTCTGCGGAGCGGTACTGTTCGACCTGACTGTGGGAGACTGGAAAACGCGTCCCGACGGAGAAATGGGGTATAGAGCCTGTCTGAACGCCTCAAACCAAAGCTGCCCGAGAGGAAACGTAGGTGCCGGAACGGGAGCCACAGTAGGAAAGATACTCGGCATGGAAAGAGCCGTTAAAGGCGGTCTGGGAACCTGTGCCCTTCAGATAGGGGACGTAAAGATAGGCGCCATAGTAGCGGTAAACTGTCTCGGAGACGTGATCGACCCATCTGACGGAACAGTCGTGGCCGCCTGTAGGACCGATTCGGGACCAGGTAACACCGAGGATATTTTAACTCAGTCCTTGGGAGAGAAGAAAAACCTTTTCGCCGGCAACACTACCATAGGTGCCATACTGACGAACGCCGAGCTGACAAAAGCCCAGGCAACGAAAATAGCGTCCATGGCCCAGAACGGATACGCAAGGACCATGAGACCTGCTCACACCCTTTTCGACGGAGATACCATATTCGCCATGGGAACCGGCGAGGTTCAGGCGGACATAAGCTCCCTGGGAGCGATCGCAGCCAGGGTTATGGAGAGAGCCGTGATCGCCGGAGTCAGATCGGCCCGAGATCTATGCGGAGTACCTTCAGCAACCGGAGGACATCTCTAAAAAAGTAAGGGGTTTCGGAGGATGAACCTCCGAAACCCCTATGCTTTGGACTAGGCCTGGATATCCAGATTGCCTCCGAGTCCCATGGAGGCCATCATCTCCTGGAGCATCTGCCCCTGGGTCTCGGCAAGATCCATGGCCTTTTTCTGAACGGCGAAACCGACCTTGACGGCGGTCTCAGCCTGCTTCATTCCGGACACGCTCTGAACCATACCCATATCCATGTGCCTCACCTCCTAAAAAGAGTTCGTCCTATTATCTGTTTCGGATATAACCGAAAGGGACATAACCCCGGCCTCTCAGGAAGGATCAAATCTCCTCGAGTATCCTGAAGAGAGCGTCCTTGAAGCACTCGCTCAAGGTAGGATGAGGGTGGACTGTATAGGCCACCTCTTTTACGGTCAAACCTCTGTCGACCGCTAACGCCGCCTCTGATATCAGAGTAGCCGCCTCTGGACCTATTATATGAACGCCCAGCATCCTGCCGCTTTCACGATCGGCCAGAACCTTTACGAATCCGTCGGAGCGATCCATAGCCAGAGCCATACCGTTGGCGACGAAGAACACCCTGCCCACCACGAAATCCAGACCTCTCTCCGTGGCCTCCTCCTCGGTGAGCCCTACTGAAGCTATCTCAGGATCGAAGAAGATACAGGATGGAATTGCGTCGGGGTTTATCCTGTATTCCCTGCCAGCCATACGCTCCACCGCGGATAAAGCCTGATATTCCGCCAGATGAGCCAACATCGCTCCGCCGGTGCAGTCGCCTACGGCATAGACTCCCGGTACCGAGGTTTCCATGAACTCGTCTACCTCTATCCCCTTATCGGTAAAGGCTATGCCACTCTCCTCCAGGCCGTAACCCTTCAGGATCGGGACCATGCTGGCCGCCAATATGAGCCTGTCGCAGCCGATCTCTATCGACTCTCCCTGGG from Dethiosulfovibrio russensis carries:
- a CDS encoding amidohydrolase — encoded protein: MTTAKKEILSRMIERRRDFHRYPETGWAEFRTTAAIATIMESLGWEIQFGGDFIDPETVMGRTIDPEVEMERAISQGADPSMVKRTGGYTGLSAELNTGRPGPTTALRFDIDCVDTDETSASDHLPVQKGFRSQNPGWMHACGHDGHTALGLALAETLTAQRENFSGKIRLLFQPAEEGVRGGYAMTQSGLLDDVDRFVALHLGLGQPTGTIFGGVRGFLCTTKFDVDYTGSGAHAGGEPEKGKNALLAAATAALNLHAIAPHSGGITRLNVGVLNAGEGRNVVPPKAHMKIETRGETNDIANYVYDRAIKVLSGAATMYDVGISVTKRGESIVAESDPELADLVVQAAESVPGVSSAERFRRMAGSDDACWMMQRVQSKGGLATYIGLGATTAAGHHNDRFDFDEKALPIGLDILKKLTLKLNKI
- a CDS encoding DUF4198 domain-containing protein, translated to MFCFDKKKVYSVFMAAAICVATAATGAQAHDFWVNAHNPEGSTIKADIGYGHDFPNPETIPEGRTHLFNPLYLVTPEGNVDMVQSGENFSYTVEKKLDKGSYIVAGTYKPTYWSKGPDGTWTQTNRKQRPDAVHAEEAIMYAKTILNVNGSQDESLITKPLGHRLEIVPLKNPAKVHAGETFPVQVFLDGKPLKLAKLEATFDGFSSNKEHKAFVGRCDLKGRIDIVTLKDGYWFSEVTHIIENEDKSICDEVILVATLTFEVEK
- a CDS encoding P1 family peptidase, yielding MNREIGINEIYGFTIGHDQDIQRATGLTVIICPEGASAGVDVRGGAPGTRETDLLNPTNLVDRVHAVMLAGGSAFGLDGASGIMRYLEEKGIGFDVGVTKVPIVCGAVLFDLTVGDWKTRPDGEMGYRACLNASNQSCPRGNVGAGTGATVGKILGMERAVKGGLGTCALQIGDVKIGAIVAVNCLGDVIDPSDGTVVAACRTDSGPGNTEDILTQSLGEKKNLFAGNTTIGAILTNAELTKAQATKIASMAQNGYARTMRPAHTLFDGDTIFAMGTGEVQADISSLGAIAARVMERAVIAGVRSARDLCGVPSATGGHL
- a CDS encoding putative motility protein, which produces MDMGMVQSVSGMKQAETAVKVGFAVQKKAMDLAETQGQMLQEMMASMGLGGNLDIQA